The genomic window AGAACTCGAAGAACAAAATGGCATACATGTATATCCTCACGCCCAAGGGTGTGTCGGAAAAGTTGCTTCAGACCAGGGCGTTCTTAGCTCGTAAATCAATGGAATTTGAACATCTTAAACAGGAGATCGATCTGCTTCGCATTGAAGATGCGTTAATGCGTAAACGCGTGAAAGCGTTTTCTGATCACGAATAAGGAGCTGACATGGTTACTCACAAGGATCTTGATATATGGAAGATAGGCATTGAACTGGTGGAAGAAATATACAAGATGACCGGAAGATTTCCAAAAGAAGAGACCTATGGGATAACATCCCAGCTGAGACGGGCAGCTGTTTCTATCCCATCCAATATCGCCGAAGGCGCTGCGAGGAATAGCAGAAAGGAATTCATACAATACCTCTACATAGCATTAGGATCGCTTGCAGAACTGGAAACTCAGATCATAATCTCAAAACGGCTTGGGTTCCCGGCAGAAGATATGCTTTCTGAAACGATCGAAAGACTTCGACGGAAACTGCTTAATTTCATAAAACATCTGAAGGGAAAAAATAGCATATAGAAGCAGCGCTTACGCATTCACCCATTCACGCTTTTACCCATTTACCCATTCACGCTTTTACCCATTTACCCATTCACGCTTTTACCCATTTACCCATTTACCCATTTACCCATTTACCCATTTACGCTTTCACCCATTACCAATAAGGAGCTGACATGCAAAAGATACTGATCACCGGCGCTGCAGGCTTCATCGGTTTTCATCTTTCGAAAGGACTGCTCGAACGGGGCGACGAGGTCGTCGGCCTGGACAACCTGAACGACTACTATGACGTGAACATCAAGCTCGCCCGGCTGAAACAGGTCGCCATGGATCCGAACTTCAAGCCCGTACGCATTGATCTTGCTGACAGAGAGGCAATAAAGAGGCTTTTCGAAGAGGAAAAGTTCGACGCGGTTGTCAACCTTGCGGCCCAGGCAGGGGTCAGATACTCGCTCATAAATCCTTATTCGTACATAGACAGTAATCTCAGCGGCTTTCTGAACATCCTCGAGGGCTGCAGACATAACAACGTGAAGCATCTTGTCTTTGCATCATCAAGCTCTGTGTACGGCGCAAATACGAAGATGCCCTTTTCCGTGCATGACAATGTGGACCATCCTGTCTCGCTCTATGCTGCCACAAAAAAGGCGAATGAGCTGATGGCGCACTCCTATGCCAGCCTTTACAGGATACCCTGCACCGGCCTGAGATTTTTCACCGTGTACGGACCCTGGGGAAGGCCTGACATGGCCCTCTTCCTTTTCACAAAGGCTATCCTCGATGGCAAGCCTATCGATGTCTTTAACTACGGAAAGATGCAGCGCGACTTCACGTATATCGACGATATTGTTGAAGGCGTTGTAAGGGTCCTGGACAACGTCCCTGCCCCCAACCCTGCCTGGTCAGGCGATAAGCCGGATTCCGCCACGAGCTATGCGCCGTACAAGCTCTACAACATCGGCAACAATAACCCGGTCGAGCTTATGCACTATATTGAGGTGCTTGAGGCCTGCCTCGGCAGGAAGGCCGAAAAAAATCTGCTTCCGATGCAGGCAGGAGATGTCCCGGCCACCTATGCCGATGTGGACGACCTGATCAACGATGTCGGTTTCAAGCCCTCCACCTCCATAGAAGAAGGGATCAGCAAGTTTGTTCAGTGGTATAAAGATTATTACAAAAAGCCGTAAAGCGTAAAATGTCAGACAGAGAAACAGTATGAATGAACGAGACGTCAGGTGTTAGAAGAAACCCAAAAACCTAAACCGATAACTGCGGTCATTGACATCTTGCTGAAGCGGCTGCCGATAGTGCTCCTTGTCCTTGGCATCACCTCGATCGGTCTCATTGCCGCAACAGACCATATCAGCAGGGGCATGCGGCAGTTCTATCTCTATACCGACGTTGTCCATGAGATGGAGATCGAGCTCAGCAAGGCCCATCTCGCGCTGGAAGAGAACCTCAGGGGAATAGAGGGCCAGGACATCGCACTGGTCTGGCAGGGCATTGACCGGTCGGAGAAGCTGGCCCTGGCAGCGCTCCGCGGAGGGCAGACGCTCCACGGGCATGCGATCAAACCCCTGCCGGATGACGGCTTCAGAAAAGATATGGAAAGCCTCCGCTCCATGGTCGTCAGGTTTAGGGAATTAGCACAGAATGTGCATAAGGACAGGTCTCCGCATGAGATAAACAGCATGGATCGCACATACCATCAATTTCTTGAAAAAGCGTTCATCCTTGATGAACAGTTCGAGGAGCTTCAGGAAAGGGATGAGCAGCGCTCGAAAAAACTGATACTCCTTATTCTTGTTTCCTGGACCGGCATCATCGGCGCTGCCATTATAGGGCTCTGGTACAGGGAACGGTTAGGCAGGCGCATGCAGACAGCGATCGTGAATGCAAAACACCAGTGGGAACATACCTTTGATGTTATCCCTGACCTGATCGCGATCATTGACAGGGACCACAGGATCGTCCGGGCCAACAAGGCCATGGCCGAAAAGATGGGCCTCGCCCCAAAAGATATCCTCGGGAAAAAATGTTACGAGCTCTTTCACAAGACATCCGGCCCGATAGAGACCTGTCCCCATGCACGCCTGCTGCATGACAGCCGGGAGCATGCAGCAGAGATCTACGAAAAGGAGCTTAATGCATACTTCCTCGTAAGCGTCTCCCCCCTGCCCGATGATCGGGGAAACCTTATCGGGTCTGTCCATGTTGCCAGGGACATCACAGCGCAGAAAAAAAACGCGGAGACGCTTAAGATAAAGGAGAGCGCCATATCATCTGCGATCAATGCCATTGCGATCGGCGATCTCCAGGGGAATATTACCTACGTCAACAGCTCTCTTCTAAGAATGTGGGGTTATGAGGAGCACGAAATCATCGGAAGATCCTCTCATGTGCTTGGACAAGACGAAGGCGATGCAAGGGAGATCCTGGACGCTCTCAGGGAGTCCGGCAGCTGGAGCGGAGAGAGAATGGCAAAGAAAAAGGACGGCTCCGTCTTCCCGGTCGAGCTGTCGGCAAATGTCGTGCTGGATGATTCAGGAAACCCGCTCTGTCTTATGGCCTCATTCATGGACATCAGCAACAGAAAACGTGCTGAGGAAGAGATCCTGAACTACCGTAACAGACTTGAGGAACTGGTGGATCAGCGCACTATTGAACTGGCGCATACAAACGAGAAGCTCCAGATGGAGGTGCTTGAGCATGAGCATACTGCCGAAGCCCTGCAGCTGAGTGAGAATAAGTTCAGGCAGATCTCACAGGAATTCAATGTACTCCTTGATGCGATACCTGACAATCTTGTGCTCATGTCACCTGACCTGAAGATAACGTGGGCAAACAAAAGCGCGCTCCAGGCGCTCAACTTCGGAGAAGCCCTGCTCTCGGAACACTGCTTCACCCTCTGGCATAAACAGGACAGACCGTGCGACGACTGCCCGGTTCTGAAAAGTTTTCGGTCAGGGAATGCGGAGACGTCTCAGCTATCCACCCCTGACAACAGGATATGGGCAGTGCGTGCCTATCCGATAAAGAACGACCAGGGCGAGGTCGAGAGTGTCATGGAGCTGAGCACCGATATTACCGAGAAAAAGAGCATACAGGCAGAGCAGATGAGGGCAAATCATCTCGCCTCGATCGGTGAGCTTGCAGCCGGCGTTGCCCATGAGATCAACAACCCGATCAACGGCATCATCAACTATGCACAGATCATCGTCAACAGCACGAACCCGGAGGCCAGGGAATTCGACATCGCAAAGAGGATCATCAGGGAAGGCGAGCGGATCTCTTTCATTGTGACAAGCCTGCTCTCTTTTGCCCGCGAGCGCAAAGAAGAGAAAATACCGGTATCGGTCCGGCAGGTGCTTTCCGATTCCCTTGCCCTGGCCGAGACGCAGCTGAAAAAAAGCGGCATTACATTAAGACTGGACATAGACCCTCATGTCCCCCTCGTAAAAGTCCATGCCCAGCAGATCCAGCAGGTCTTCCTGAATGTCATCAATAACGCCCGTTATGCACTCAGCCAGAAATATCCGCAGACCGACCCTGACAAGCTTTTCAGCATAACAGCAGGGGAAGTGATGATCGATCAAAAACCCTTTGTTCAGATCGTGTTCGAGGACCATGGGACCGGCATCCCGGCTCATATTATCGATAAGGTGATGAACCCCTTTTATACGACCAAGCCGGTCGGCCTCGGCACCGGGCTTGGCCTGAGCATAAGCCACGGGATTATTCTTGACCATAACGGAAGGCTGTCTGTCGAGAGCAAAGAAGGCGCATATACCCGGATCATTGTCTCTCTGCCGGCGTACAAGGAGTAGCTATAAAGAATGAAAAAGAAAATTCTGGTCATTGATGACGAAGAGAGCCTGCGGTACACCTTCGAGACCTTTCTGACAGACGAAGGGTACGAGGTTGCCACTGCCGAGTCGTTCGACGAGGCCCTTGCACGCATTGCGGATGATGACATTGACCTCATCTTTGCAGATATCCTTTTAGGGGACAAAACCGGGATCGACCTGCTGCGGGAGATACGGTCAAGAGACCTCACCTGCCCGGTCGTCATGGTAACGGGCTTTCCGAATCTGGAGACCGCTGCAGAGGCCCTGCGGCTGGGGGCCTTTGACTACATAGCAAAGCCGGTAACGCAGAGGGCCCTGCTGCATGCTGCATCCCTGGCGCTGAAACACAAAGACCTTCTTGATGAAAACAGGCGCATCAGGACCGACCTTGAAGCGATATTCAGAAGCGTTCGGGACGGCATCATCACCGTGGACCCTGACATGAGGGTCATAGAGATGAATAATGCTGCCGAGGCGATCTGCGGACTTTCGCGCGACAAGGCGCATGACCGACAGATAGGTTCCCTGCCGAACGGCTGCCTGAAACAATGCGTTGAAGCGCTTGCAAAGACCATCAAAGAAAAAGAGACGGTTGAGCTGTACCACATCGACTGTCAGCTCAAGGGCAGGGAGAGACGGGTGGTCAACATCACCACTTCTCCTCTGATCGGCCACCACAACGAATTTTCAGGCGCAGTGATGGTGCTCAGTGATGAGACCCGTATCGCAGACCTGGAGTCTGACATGGGAGAGCGCAGACATTTCTTCAAAATGATCGGCAAGAGCGAACAGATGCAGAATATCTACAGCCTTCTCGAGCAGGTTGCCGATTTCCCGGCAACCGTGCTGATCAGGGGTGAAAGCGGCACAGGCAAGGAACTCGTTGCCGAGGCGCTCCACTACCAGGGCATACGAGGCACAAAGTCTCTGGTCAAGGTCAACTGCTCTTCGCTGCCGGAAAACCTCCTGGAGAGCGAGCTCTTCGGCCATGTAAAGGGTGCTTTTACCGGTGCGATCAGTGACCGGATCGGCAGGTTCCAGCTCGCTGACAAGGGAACGATCTTCCTCGACGAAATCGGAGACATGCCGCAGTCAGTCCAGATGCGGCTGCTCAGGGTCCTCCAGGAAAGGGAATTCGAGCGGGTCGGCGATGCAACACCGATCAGGGTAGATGTCAGGGTGATCGCTGCCACGAATAAGAACCTGGTCGAAAAAATACAGAAGGGTGAGTTCAGGGAAGATCTCTATTACCGCCTGAAGGTGGTTGAGGTGGTCCTTCCTGCCCTGAGACAGAGGAAAGAGGACATCCCGCTCCTGATCTCGCATTTTATCCAGCGCTTCAGCAAGAAGTTCAGCAAGAATATCAGGGATGTCTCGGCTGACGTGAGAGACCTTTTTATGCAGCATGACTGGCCCGGCAATATCCGCGAGCTTGAGCATGTTATTGAGCATGCCTGTATCCTCTGCAAGGATGGGATCATAACAGACCAATGCCTGCCAAAGAATTTTATCGAACAGGGCCCGGATCCTGACAGCAGCCCTGATCAGGCGGATGAAAGAGAAAAGATCATGCAGGCGCTGAGAAAGGCAGGGGGAAACAAGGCAAAAGCAGCCCGCCTGTTAGGCGTAAGCAGAAGGACCATGTACCGCAGGATCGAAGACCTTAATATTCCGGATATTACGCTTTGAAAGCTTGCCTGCTTGCCTGCTTGCCTGCTTGCCTGCTTGCCTGCTTGCCAGCTTGATAGCCTGCCAGCTTGATAGCCTGTCAGCTTGCCAGCTTGCCTGCCTGCCAGCTGCCCCGACTTCTGGGAAAATGGGGCCGCCTCCGCGCAGGAAATGTATAATATGAGTATGAGAAGGGAAGTCAATAAGGAGAATTTCGACATGAAACTTGAACAGGCTGTCAATTCATTGCCGCCGGCTGCAAGAATGGAAGTGATGGATTTTGTCGCGTTTCTTAAACAGAAATATCGCAGGAAAAAGACGCCAGCGGTGAATGAGGACACTGCCTACTGGTCGACTCTTGGAGAAAAATCGCTGGGAAGAATATGGGATAATGAAGAGGATGATGTTTACAATGAACTACTCAAAAGGTGACGTTATCCTTCTCAGTTACCCATTTACTGACCTGAAAACTACAAAAGTCCGTCCAGCCGTTGTGGCGTCCTCCGAAGACGGAAGGTACTCAGATGTTTTCGTTGTACCTGTCACCAGCAGGATTGAAAATCTTAATATCGGTGAATTTGAGCTGCGTGATTGGGGCAATGCCGGTCTGAATATTACTTCAGCAGTAAAGCGTGGCTGTGTCCTCGTGGACACCGGGCTGATTAAGCTAAAGGTTGGGAGACTTTCAAAGAGGGATATTGTATCGCTCAACAAAGCCTTGAAACAGTGGCTGGAACTATAAACTTTATTGAGTTATGCAACGTAAGAAACAACGTCCCCAAAGATCTTTACACAAAGAGGGATATTGTATCGCTCAACAAAGCCTTGAAACAGTGGCTGGAACTATAAACTTTATTGAGTTATGCAACATAAGAAACAACGTCCCCAAAGATCTTTACAAAGGAGGCATACCCATGAAGACAAAAAAAGCATCATTTCGGATCATATTCAGACCTGAACCAGAGGGTGGGTACACTGTCATTGTCCCTTCTCTACCGGGATGCATAACCTATGGCGATGACATGACCGAAGCAAAAAATATGGCTCAAGATGCAATAGCCGCATATCTGGCAAGCATGAAGAAGCACCGGGAACCTGTTCGTGATGATGCAGACACATTCGAGGGAATGCTGACGCTTCAATATGCCTAAAGTTCCGGCCTTAACACCAGACAAACTCATCAAGATACTTACGAAAAATGGTTTTTCGCTTGATCATCAAACCGGGAGTCACAGGGTCTATCTCAATGCGTCAACAAAAAAACGGGTAATTGTTCCTTATCACAAGAAGGATCTCCCAAAGGGTACGCTAATGTCGATCATCAAAGCTGCAGAACTCGAAGAGGAGTTTGAATAACTCATTACTAAGTCTCATGAATCACCGTCTTTTATTCTTTGCTTTTGAACTATTCACGATTTCCAGCTTGATAGCTTGCCAGCTTGATAGCCTGCCAGCTTGCCAGCTTGTCAGCTTGTTAGCTTCCCGGCTTGCCAGCTTGCCAGCTTGTTAGCTTGCCAGCTTGCCAGCCTGTTAGCTTGCCTGCCCTGCCACACAAGCGTGCCGCACAGTAATGTGTCATGGCACATGCAATATAACAACTTTTTATAGCATCAATTATATTATTGTTATGCAACTTATTGATTCGTAATTATTTTATTAAAGTCTTTTCCTTATTAACTTTTTTCCATTTCAGGCATGCTAATTGTTAATAAATTTTCATATTACAGACACGGGTGGAATATGAAAAGATCATGCAATGAGGATAAGTGTCCACATCTGGGGGCTCCGCATGCTGAATGTTACTGCTCACGCATGAACAGTCAGATGATCGAAAAAGTGATCAAATTTTGCGGCGGTAATTTCAGAGAATGCGACATCTATCAAAACTATCATAACCAGGAGATACAACATGCTTCTCACGCTTAACGCTTTGCGGCCTCTCCGGCTTGCCTGCTTGCCTGCTTTCCGGCTTTCCAGCTTTCCAGCTTTCCGGCTTTCCAGCTTGCCAGCTTGTCAGCTTCCCGGCTTGCCAGCTTGCCAGCCGTCAGTCATCAGCAGTCAGTCATCAGCAGTCGGGCCTTTACACGCATTTACACATTTACGCATTCACGCCTTACGCTTTTTCTTGCCTTCTTGTCAGCTCTCAGTTCTTTACCTATTCCTCTGCCTGTCTCTAACTACGCCTGCCTTTGCAGCAGAGGCTCCGAAGACCGAGGAGCAGAAGACGCTTTATGCCATCGGCCTGAGTGTCGGCCGTACGCTGGCGCCCTTCAGCCTCACCCCTGCTGAACTCGAGATTGTGAAGCAGGGCATAACAGACTCTGTTACCGGCAAAAAACCGGGCATTGAATTAAGTGCGTACAACAACAAGATCCAGGAGATGGCGCGTGCCCGCCGCAAGGCTCAGGGCGATAAGATGGCTCCTCAGAACAAGGCTGCTCTGGACAAGGCTTCTGCAGAAAAGGGAGCAGTGAAGACTGCCTCCGGCCTGGTCTATGTGCCGCTCAAGGAAGGCGCCGGCACAAGTCCGACAGCAGCCGATACCGTAAGGGTCAACTATCGCGGCACGCTTCCTGACGGCAAGGAGTTTGACAGTTCTGCCAAACAGGGCAAGCCGCTTGAGTTTAAACTGGACAAGGTGATCAAGTGCTGGACAGAAGGCCTGCAGCTGATGAAGCCCGGCGGCAAGGCCAAACTGGTCTGCCCCGCATCAATCGCATACGGCGATATCGGCGCCGGAGATCTCATCCTGCCCGGCGCCACGCTTATATTCGAGATCGAATTGCTTGAGGTGAAGAAATAGTGTCTGAATCAGCTATCAGCGGTCAGGCTTTCCGGCTTTTCAGCTATCCAGCTCGTCGGCTATCCAGCTTGTTAGCTTGCCTGCTTGCCAGCTTGCCAGCTTTCGCGCTTGCCAGCTTGTCAGCTTTCGCGCTTGCCAGCCTGCCGGCTATGCCGGCTCACGCCGACAGCAAGACCTATCAGCGCTCTGTTGAGAAATATGCGATGCCTGATGTCACCCTGGTCAATCAGGATGGCAATAAGGTCCGCTTCAAGAACTTTCTCTCTGCAGAAAAACCGGTCGTCGTTGACTTTATCTTCGGCACCTGCACCACCATCTGCCCGGTCCTGTCTGCAGGCTATGCCAGTCTGCAGCAGAGACTCGGTGCGGGCTCGGAAAAGGTACACCTGGTCTCCATATCGATCGATCCTGAAAATGACAAGCCCGCTGTGCTCAAGGATTATCTAAAACGGTATCGCTCCAGGCCGGGCTGGGACTTCCTGACCGGGTCGCGCAAGGATATTGACCGGGTCATGAAGGCATTCGATGCCTATATCCCGGATAAGATGTCACACTATGCAGTAACCTTTATCCGTATGCCCAAAGAAGACAGCTGGGTCAGGATCAACGGCATGATGAGCACCTCGGAGTTCCTTGCCGAGAGTCAGAGGGCGGGAATAAAGTGATGCAATCAGCGATCAGCAGTCAGCTCTCAGCTCTCAGCCATCAGTTGTCAGCTTTCCGGCTTGCCAGCTTGTCAGCTTTCAGCCATCAGCTCTTTCCGCCTCGGCGGACCCGCCTGTGGCGGGCACTCCTTACTCATTACTCATTACTCATCACGGCCTTTACACGCTTCACGCTTCACGTTTCACGGCCTTTTGTCTCGTCACGCATTACGCATTACTCATTACTCATCACGGCAGTTCTCTTCCTGCCGCCTACGGCGCTGGCTGCAGACATGGATCAGGCTGAGCTCCTGCGCCTTGGTGAGCGCATATACCGCGAGGGCATCCTGCCTGATGGCAAGCCCCTCCAGGGATTTGTGAGCGGCGATGTGCCGGTCGACGGGACTGCCTTCACCTGCGTCAGCTGCCATCTCAGGAGCGGCCTCGGCTCTGTCGAAGGAGGCGTTGTAACACCGCCGACCAATGGACGAGTTCTGTATCAGGAGCGGAAACCCTATATCAAGGGAGCGGAATTTGTCCCCCTGATACATAACTATGCCGTGTACCTTCCTGTGCGGCCTGCCTATACCGATGAGACTCTCTCTGCACTTATGAGCGCCGGGGTTGATCCGACCGGCCGGCAGATGGCCAAAGCCATGCCGCGCTACAGATTGAGCGACCGGGACATGGCAATACTGCTCGCCTATCTCAAAACACTCTCTGACCAGCCATCTCCGGGCGTGACAAAGAACACGATAAGGTTTGCATCAGTCATTGTAGAGGGCACTGACCCTCTTGCAGTCAAATCCATGCTTGCACCCATTCAGTTCAGCGTTGACCGCAAAAACAGCCTCTCAATTGCCGCAAAAAAGAACGACCGTGTTGCGCGCATGGGCCACAACATGCTTGGAAATCTTTCCCAGATGACCTTTACGCTCTCTCAGTGGATATTGAAAGGGCCGTCATCTACCTGGAGACAACAGCTCGACGCTTATTATAAGGCAGAGCCCGTATTCGCCCTTCTTGGCGGTATTACCAATGGAGACTGGGAGCCGGTCCATCGCTTCTGCGAGGAGAACAAAATTCCGAACCTGCTGCCGATTGTAGATTATCCGGTCAGCTCCAAAACCGACTGGTACACCCTGTACCCGTCCCGCGGCGTGCAACAGGAAGGTGAAGCTGCAGCACGGTACCTGCACAGCATGTATGATCTCTTCAAAGATAAGCCGATCGTCCAGATCATCAGGGATAACCGCAGAGGGCAGGCCCTTGCTGAAGGCTTCCGGGAAGGCTGGGCAGAGACAGGCCATCCACCGGCGCAGGATATCATGCTTGCAAAGGGAGAAGAACTTACACCTGAAAAACTGCAGCAGATCGTTGCAAAAGAAAAACCTGCAGCCCTGCTCATCTGGGATGATGCATCTCTTCTGCCGGCAGTCAGCAGCATTGTCGGAAAGCCTGAGCGGCCCGGGCTTGTCATCGCCTCGGGAACAAATCTCGGCAAATCCCTCTGGACGCTCCCTGAGGAAGTTCGGGACCTGCTCTACATGACATACCCTTACCGGCTTCCTCATGATGATGCCCGCTTTGACCATCAGATCAGAAAGATCATTCCGGGCAAAAAACTGGAATCCTTTGACCCTCAGGCCATAAGGCAGTCGTTCATAACCGGCGATATATTAGGCAAGGCCCTGATGGAGATGCGCGGAGAATACTACCGGGACTTTCTTCTTGACACCATCGGCATGATGCCGGATATGCACTATCCTCTTTACGAACGGGTCAGTTTCGGACCAGGTCAGCGGTACGCCTCTAAAGGCTGCTTTATTGTTCAGCTTACCAAGGGCTCCTCTCCAAAGCTCGAACGCCGCAGCGAATGGGTGACACAATGATAAGGCTATTAAGCGGCAAGCAGCAGGCTAACAAGCAGCAGGCTATCAAGCTATCAGGCAATCAAGCTTCAAGCAGCAGACAGCAGGCTTGCCCCTTGTCGCTTGTCGCATGCGGCTACCAAGCAGCAGGCAGCAAGCTTTGGTGTAAACCATGAATTATAAGAAGCTGATAGTTTGGCAGAAGGCCGATGAATTGGCGCTTGAAGTTTACAGAGCGACTAAACACTTTCCAAAAGATGAAATCTACGGATTAACTTCTCAGCTGCGAAGAGCTGCCCTTTCTGTGCCAACAAATATCGTAGAAGGTTACGCGAGAAATGGCGACAAAGAGCTGGGTCGTTTTGTGAGCATCGCACTGGGTTCGTTGGCAGAAACCGAGTATTTGATCGAATTTTCACTAAAACTGGAGTATCTGAAAGCGGCTGATTTTAAGAGACTTGAAACGTTGCGAGCAGAAGTCGGCAAATTACTGTGGAATTTTCATAGAAAGGTACAGTCTTGAATATGCATAGCAGCAAACAGCAGGCTAACAGGCTACCAAGCGGCCAAGCTTCAGGCTACCAAGCTGTCAAGCTTCAGGCTACCAAGCAGCAGGCTTGCCCCTTGTCGCTTGCAGCTTTTTTCTTGGCATGCAGCTTGCTCGCCTGCTCGCCTGCAGCTGTCTCTGCCGCTCATGCTGCAGAGACAATCTACCTTGTAAACGATTACCGTTATGTACCGGCCAATGCCGCTGATGACAGGGACATAGGCCATTCCCTCTGCGGGACCCGCTGCAATGCGTTGGCAACCAACTTCAGCAACATCATGGAACCGGGAGGCTGGAGCGTGGTCAAGATCGGCAGCAACAAGGAGATCACGGTTGAACTGAACAGTCCATTTCTTGGAGGACAGTGCATCTGTCTCGTTGACGAATACAGCGTCAAAATTACTGACCCCGGCGGACCGAGAGATCAGAGGTCTGCTGCCAGGGAAAAGGCCAATGTCCGATAATTATAGGTATTGCAGAAACAATCGATGACGGTAACATTATGAAAAAACAGGAGGTGAACCAATGAAAAAATGGATGGCAGCAGCAACCTGCAGCCTGCTGATCAGTTTTCCGCTTACAAC from Nitrospirota bacterium includes these protein-coding regions:
- a CDS encoding four helix bundle protein; amino-acid sequence: MNYKKLIVWQKADELALEVYRATKHFPKDEIYGLTSQLRRAALSVPTNIVEGYARNGDKELGRFVSIALGSLAETEYLIEFSLKLEYLKAADFKRLETLRAEVGKLLWNFHRKVQS
- a CDS encoding amino acid ABC transporter substrate-binding protein — its product is MQSAISSQLSALSHQLSAFRLASLSAFSHQLFPPRRTRLWRALLTHYSLLITAFTRFTLHVSRPFVSSRITHYSLLITAVLFLPPTALAADMDQAELLRLGERIYREGILPDGKPLQGFVSGDVPVDGTAFTCVSCHLRSGLGSVEGGVVTPPTNGRVLYQERKPYIKGAEFVPLIHNYAVYLPVRPAYTDETLSALMSAGVDPTGRQMAKAMPRYRLSDRDMAILLAYLKTLSDQPSPGVTKNTIRFASVIVEGTDPLAVKSMLAPIQFSVDRKNSLSIAAKKNDRVARMGHNMLGNLSQMTFTLSQWILKGPSSTWRQQLDAYYKAEPVFALLGGITNGDWEPVHRFCEENKIPNLLPIVDYPVSSKTDWYTLYPSRGVQQEGEAAARYLHSMYDLFKDKPIVQIIRDNRRGQALAEGFREGWAETGHPPAQDIMLAKGEELTPEKLQQIVAKEKPAALLIWDDASLLPAVSSIVGKPERPGLVIASGTNLGKSLWTLPEEVRDLLYMTYPYRLPHDDARFDHQIRKIIPGKKLESFDPQAIRQSFITGDILGKALMEMRGEYYRDFLLDTIGMMPDMHYPLYERVSFGPGQRYASKGCFIVQLTKGSSPKLERRSEWVTQ